The following are encoded together in the Mycolicibacterium arabiense genome:
- a CDS encoding NAD(P)/FAD-dependent oxidoreductase, with the protein MSIEVIETDVAIVGGGPAGLTAAAALAPGLDVVVLEREAAAGGIPRHSDHPGYGIRDMKSFISGPSYARRLVDQATAAGADIRTRATVTGWSGDTSLDVTSPEGRQRVQARAVVLATGARERPRSARLIPGDRGSGVYTTGHLQNLVHVQHRTVGRRAVIVGAELVSYSAVLTLRHAGCDTALMTTTHPSPESYAVFNLAGRSPLLGVDVATRTRVTRIIGKPALRAVEIEDLDTGRRRIVDCDTLVLTGDWIPDHELARAAGLDMDTDTLGPLTDTALRTSRPGVFAIGNLLHPVDTADIAALDGRHVAAAVRRHLSGTPVPAAGVRLTAAAPLRWVTPGVLRPGDGPPARNRLLLWTDTLVRVPKVVVRQDGRVVGRRTLPWAASPGRVFRVPAGILEHVDPKGGPVTVSLG; encoded by the coding sequence ATGAGCATCGAGGTCATCGAGACCGACGTCGCGATCGTCGGAGGAGGACCCGCCGGCCTGACGGCGGCCGCGGCGCTCGCCCCTGGACTCGACGTCGTCGTCCTCGAGCGGGAGGCGGCGGCAGGCGGCATCCCCCGGCACAGCGACCACCCGGGCTACGGCATCAGGGACATGAAGTCGTTCATCAGCGGACCCTCGTATGCCCGGCGGCTGGTCGACCAGGCCACCGCGGCGGGCGCCGACATCCGCACCCGCGCGACGGTGACGGGCTGGTCGGGGGACACGTCGCTGGACGTCACGTCACCCGAAGGGCGGCAACGCGTTCAGGCCCGTGCAGTCGTCCTCGCCACCGGTGCGCGCGAGCGACCGCGGTCGGCGCGACTCATCCCCGGCGACCGAGGATCCGGCGTCTACACCACCGGACACCTGCAGAACCTGGTCCACGTCCAGCACCGCACGGTCGGCCGGCGCGCCGTGATCGTCGGCGCCGAGCTGGTGAGCTACTCGGCTGTGCTCACGCTTCGCCACGCCGGTTGCGACACCGCGCTGATGACGACGACGCACCCCTCCCCCGAGTCCTACGCCGTCTTCAACCTCGCCGGCCGATCACCGTTGCTGGGCGTCGACGTCGCCACCCGCACCCGGGTCACCCGGATCATCGGCAAGCCCGCACTGCGGGCCGTCGAGATCGAGGACCTCGACACCGGACGGCGACGCATCGTCGACTGCGACACGCTGGTCCTCACCGGCGACTGGATCCCCGATCACGAGCTGGCACGGGCGGCCGGTCTCGACATGGACACTGACACCCTGGGCCCGCTGACCGACACCGCGCTGCGCACCAGTAGGCCCGGAGTGTTCGCGATCGGCAACCTGCTGCACCCCGTCGACACGGCCGACATCGCGGCGCTCGACGGCCGCCACGTCGCGGCGGCCGTGCGGCGTCATCTGAGTGGCACGCCGGTCCCGGCGGCAGGGGTCCGTCTGACGGCCGCGGCGCCGCTGCGATGGGTGACGCCGGGCGTCCTTCGACCCGGCGACGGCCCGCCGGCTCGCAACCGCCTGCTGCTGTGGACCGACACCCTGGTGCGGGTGCCCAAGGTGGTCGTCCGTCAAGACGGCCGGGTGGTCGGCCGCAGAACTCTGCCGTGGGCCGCCTCGCCAGGGCGCGTCTTCCGCGTCCCGGCGGGGATCCTCGAGCACGTCGATCCGAAGGGCGGCCCCGTCACCGTGTCGCTGGGCTGA